A single Deltaproteobacteria bacterium DNA region contains:
- a CDS encoding FAD-dependent oxidoreductase, translated as MSDSILIIGGGIAGINAALNAADYGIHVYLVDDTPSIGGMMARLDKTFPTNDCAICIEAPKMYEVDNHPDIEILSNTEIRKVKKTDKGFDVKLVQKARFIDPDKCTGCGACIEACPVTIPDEMDGRISGTRKLIYTPFPQAIPNIVVIDPDCRYGNMRAQGACVGECVVDCSQCRECPIALCVKACIKEGKDAVRLWQSNKNLKLDVKSIIVAAGIRSYTPEKGMFGYGVFQNVVTNLEFERLMNAGGPTGGEIIRPSDQKHAMRIAWIQCAGRGAKEGQLPYCSKVCCMIAAKQMIISKEHDPSMEAMIFYNNLKAYGKDFWEFHEKARSMGVRYINVRPWDVFEDPETRNLKIPYLDPDTDRLREEEVDMVVLSTGLVPSDRNARLAKALNIETDHLGFFKENDPLLAPLETRVEGIYVCGGALGPIDISESVVQAGAAGMKAILNIRRS; from the coding sequence ATGTCTGATTCGATACTAATTATAGGGGGCGGCATTGCCGGAATCAATGCGGCTTTGAATGCGGCGGATTATGGAATCCATGTCTATCTGGTAGACGATACCCCGAGCATCGGCGGCATGATGGCGCGACTCGACAAGACGTTCCCCACCAATGATTGCGCCATCTGCATCGAGGCGCCCAAGATGTACGAGGTGGACAACCATCCCGATATCGAGATTTTAAGCAATACTGAGATCCGAAAGGTCAAGAAAACCGACAAGGGGTTTGATGTCAAGCTGGTGCAGAAGGCCCGTTTTATCGATCCGGATAAGTGCACCGGCTGCGGGGCCTGCATTGAGGCGTGTCCGGTCACCATTCCGGATGAAATGGACGGCAGGATCAGCGGTACACGGAAGTTGATCTATACCCCGTTCCCCCAGGCGATTCCCAATATTGTGGTGATCGATCCGGATTGCCGGTACGGCAACATGCGGGCACAGGGGGCGTGCGTGGGCGAGTGTGTGGTGGATTGCAGCCAATGCAGGGAATGCCCTATCGCCCTCTGCGTGAAGGCGTGCATTAAGGAGGGGAAGGACGCGGTACGACTCTGGCAGTCCAATAAAAACCTGAAACTGGATGTTAAGAGCATTATTGTCGCTGCCGGTATCAGGTCGTACACGCCGGAAAAGGGGATGTTTGGATATGGTGTCTTCCAGAATGTGGTGACCAACCTGGAATTTGAGCGACTGATGAATGCAGGGGGGCCGACCGGCGGGGAGATCATACGGCCGTCCGACCAGAAGCACGCCATGAGGATCGCCTGGATCCAGTGCGCGGGACGGGGTGCAAAAGAGGGCCAGTTGCCCTATTGCTCCAAGGTCTGCTGCATGATCGCCGCCAAGCAGATGATCATCTCCAAAGAGCACGATCCATCCATGGAGGCCATGATCTTTTATAACAACCTGAAGGCCTATGGAAAGGACTTCTGGGAATTTCATGAAAAAGCCAGGTCCATGGGGGTCCGCTACATTAATGTCCGACCCTGGGACGTCTTTGAAGATCCCGAGACCCGAAACCTGAAGATCCCCTATTTGGACCCGGATACGGATCGGTTAAGAGAAGAGGAGGTGGACATGGTGGTCCTCTCCACCGGGCTGGTTCCTTCGGATCGAAACGCCAGACTGGCCAAGGCCCTTAATATCGAGACGGATCATTTGGGGTTCTTTAAGGAAAACGATCCGCTGCTGGCGCCTCTGGAAACCCGGGTGGAAGGGATTTATGTCTGCGGGGGCGCACTGGGCCCCATCGATATCTCCGAATCAGTGGTTCAGGCCGGTGCGGCAGGCATGAAAGCGATCCTTAATATTCGTAGAAGTTGA
- a CDS encoding ferredoxin family protein, with the protein MGKRYKNFEVYLVHIDPDKCDGCEECVRFCPVDVFDMAHKATVARPQNCLGCRTCAAVCKSKAIIITEI; encoded by the coding sequence ATGGGCAAACGATACAAGAACTTTGAAGTCTATCTCGTGCATATCGATCCGGACAAATGCGACGGATGCGAGGAGTGCGTCCGATTCTGCCCGGTGGACGTCTTTGACATGGCACACAAGGCGACTGTGGCACGTCCTCAGAACTGCCTGGGGTGCAGGACCTGTGCGGCCGTCTGCAAATCAAAGGCCATTATTATTACGGAAATATGA
- a CDS encoding VOC family protein, with amino-acid sequence MKVNKIDHICIAVKDLAAARKIWEPLLGKSGPDDAYVDEPEKINVARYWVGEVGFELMESTTPDGDVAKYIEKNGEGVMLISFNVDNTRKAVDELKAREYPFIPDSKGEVARPFRDCEFAFIHPKKLNGVLTELIDYKWDELK; translated from the coding sequence ATGAAGGTCAATAAGATCGATCATATCTGTATTGCCGTAAAGGACCTGGCCGCGGCCAGGAAGATCTGGGAACCCCTGTTGGGCAAGTCAGGCCCGGATGACGCCTATGTGGATGAACCGGAAAAGATCAATGTGGCCCGATATTGGGTCGGCGAAGTCGGGTTTGAACTGATGGAATCCACAACGCCGGATGGGGATGTTGCCAAGTACATCGAAAAGAATGGAGAGGGCGTGATGCTCATCAGTTTTAATGTGGACAACACGCGCAAGGCGGTGGATGAACTCAAGGCCAGGGAGTATCCCTTTATTCCGGATTCAAAGGGCGAGGTGGCAAGGCCGTTCAGGGACTGCGAATTTGCCTTTATCCATCCCAAGAAGCTGAACGGGGTCTTAACCGAGCTGATCGATTACAAGTGGGATGAACTGAAATAG
- a CDS encoding ferredoxin — protein MAAQIDPEKCTMCGGNVQPLCIEACPDQAIRVQDNRVVVTEFICEDCNECGCVCPDHAISVPLEKVTF, from the coding sequence ATGGCTGCTCAAATAGATCCGGAAAAGTGCACCATGTGTGGGGGCAACGTCCAGCCGCTGTGTATTGAGGCGTGTCCTGATCAGGCCATAAGGGTACAGGATAACAGGGTCGTGGTGACGGAATTTATATGCGAAGACTGCAATGAGTGCGGGTGTGTCTGTCCCGATCACGCGATCAGCGTACCCCTCGAAAAGGTAACGTTTTAG
- a CDS encoding L-2-amino-thiazoline-4-carboxylic acid hydrolase, protein MPVNAEKEITKLWRDLHSAQAEICKTYYRWREVAVAVAGPDMKPMDIALKAAEMMGKDMGKSLLPRLNWLKGEEAFLMNLGRALAGTWVTEGALAAAEKGEKPGEVFIRCTRCPWPTAAKEFGVPMEEVALTRERLFQSMLQDVSVFFNIPLKIEMLKAIPRGEGEYLLRLSKEEG, encoded by the coding sequence ATGCCAGTAAATGCAGAAAAAGAAATAACGAAATTATGGCGGGATCTTCATAGCGCCCAGGCCGAGATCTGCAAGACTTATTACCGCTGGCGGGAAGTCGCCGTTGCAGTGGCAGGTCCGGATATGAAGCCGATGGATATTGCCTTGAAGGCGGCTGAAATGATGGGAAAAGATATGGGGAAAAGCCTTCTGCCGCGGTTGAACTGGTTGAAGGGAGAAGAGGCCTTTTTGATGAACCTGGGACGTGCTCTGGCCGGGACTTGGGTCACCGAAGGGGCCCTTGCAGCGGCCGAAAAGGGTGAAAAGCCCGGCGAGGTCTTTATCCGCTGCACCCGTTGCCCCTGGCCGACCGCCGCCAAGGAATTCGGGGTCCCGATGGAGGAGGTGGCGCTCACCCGAGAAAGGCTTTTTCAGTCCATGCTCCAAGACGTGAGTGTCTTTTTCAATATCCCTCTCAAGATTGAGATGCTCAAGGCCATTCCGAGAGGCGAGGGCGAATATCTGCTGAGATTGTCCAAGGAAGAAGGCTGA
- a CDS encoding FAD-dependent oxidoreductase: protein MAKVLFEWDYASYPGAKAYPNLFKPIQLGNLMVPNRIKYAATEDNLNDHNGFITDADIAYMRSRAEGVVGGLCFMQGVYMDEARKGQGYVGQAACWDDKYVDGLRRIADAIHSEKAIAGFQLMDCGRVGAVEVESGHGPSTVPQRLRIFKPMFEMTNAEVKEMVRQHVDAARRGVEAGFDVMEISGIVGYLISNFLSSYTNRRTDEYGGDIRGRCQAMMEIIQGVKEVCGPDIPVGIRLCSEELLNDVRGNTPEESMETYRMAEEAGADYISCTLGWQESIYPVISRDIPQGNWLYLAKRAKEHVKIPIQMAYRLFTPDKPDKAIGDGELDFWEMCRSMIADPLMPKKVLEGREEDIRHCVACNLCLARLFRDAPMTCYINPRCAHEHDDNFTPKPVEDPKEIMIVGAGPSGMECAYVAAQRGHEVHLYDKRSEVGGTLLEASHAPYGDEELMTCVNYQKTMCEKAGVNFHLGEEVTEQLIADEMPDSVVLATGPFYPQIEGAAGRDNVVNVLDVMNGKAQVGDTVVVYGNRKPGIGVALFLAKQGKKVTLVGREKTAGFDVNPSFKWRYMIYLKQNGVMAYNDCDIEAINDGEIIVKTFDGYRFPVACDTVVVSEREANESLKKTVQSEGIELFVIGDALVPRNLSSAVHDGYRIGLRI, encoded by the coding sequence ATGGCTAAGGTATTGTTTGAATGGGATTATGCATCGTACCCTGGGGCAAAGGCCTACCCGAATCTGTTCAAACCGATTCAGTTAGGCAATCTTATGGTCCCCAACCGGATCAAGTATGCAGCCACTGAAGACAACCTCAATGACCACAACGGCTTTATCACCGACGCAGATATCGCTTACATGCGGTCCAGGGCAGAAGGGGTTGTGGGAGGCCTTTGCTTCATGCAGGGGGTGTACATGGATGAGGCCAGGAAGGGTCAGGGCTATGTGGGTCAGGCGGCCTGCTGGGACGATAAGTATGTCGATGGCCTGAGACGGATCGCAGATGCGATCCACAGTGAGAAGGCCATTGCCGGATTCCAGTTGATGGACTGCGGCCGGGTCGGCGCGGTGGAGGTGGAGAGCGGGCACGGTCCCTCGACCGTTCCCCAGCGTCTGCGGATCTTCAAGCCGATGTTTGAGATGACCAACGCCGAGGTCAAGGAGATGGTCCGGCAACATGTGGATGCAGCTCGAAGGGGCGTTGAGGCGGGCTTTGACGTTATGGAGATCTCAGGGATCGTCGGATACTTGATCTCCAATTTCCTCTCCAGTTATACCAACCGGAGGACCGACGAATACGGCGGTGATATTCGGGGGAGATGCCAGGCCATGATGGAGATCATCCAGGGGGTCAAAGAGGTCTGCGGTCCGGACATCCCGGTAGGCATCCGTCTTTGTTCAGAAGAGCTGCTCAACGACGTCCGGGGGAACACGCCCGAGGAATCCATGGAGACCTACAGGATGGCTGAAGAGGCCGGCGCCGACTATATCAGTTGCACCCTGGGTTGGCAGGAATCCATATACCCTGTGATCAGCAGGGACATCCCCCAGGGGAATTGGCTCTATTTGGCCAAACGGGCTAAAGAGCATGTCAAGATACCGATTCAAATGGCCTACAGGCTCTTTACCCCGGACAAACCGGATAAAGCCATCGGCGATGGGGAACTCGATTTCTGGGAGATGTGCCGGTCCATGATTGCGGACCCCCTCATGCCCAAGAAGGTCTTGGAAGGAAGAGAGGAAGATATCCGGCACTGTGTGGCCTGCAACCTCTGCCTTGCCAGGCTCTTCCGGGACGCCCCCATGACCTGCTACATCAATCCCCGCTGTGCCCATGAGCACGATGATAATTTTACCCCGAAACCCGTGGAAGATCCAAAAGAGATCATGATTGTGGGCGCCGGTCCCTCGGGAATGGAATGCGCCTATGTGGCTGCCCAGAGAGGGCATGAGGTGCACCTGTATGATAAGCGTTCCGAGGTGGGCGGGACTCTCCTGGAAGCATCGCACGCACCTTATGGGGATGAAGAACTGATGACCTGCGTCAACTACCAGAAGACCATGTGCGAAAAGGCGGGCGTCAATTTTCACCTGGGGGAAGAGGTGACCGAACAATTGATAGCGGATGAGATGCCCGACAGTGTGGTTCTGGCCACCGGCCCGTTCTATCCCCAGATCGAGGGCGCAGCCGGTCGGGACAACGTGGTGAACGTACTGGATGTTATGAACGGCAAGGCCCAGGTAGGCGATACCGTGGTGGTCTATGGAAACCGGAAGCCCGGCATCGGGGTGGCGCTCTTCTTAGCCAAGCAGGGCAAGAAGGTTACGCTTGTGGGCAGGGAAAAGACCGCAGGGTTCGATGTGAATCCATCATTCAAATGGCGATACATGATCTATCTCAAGCAGAACGGCGTGATGGCCTACAATGACTGCGACATCGAAGCGATCAACGACGGTGAGATTATCGTGAAAACCTTTGATGGATATCGGTTCCCGGTAGCGTGCGATACCGTGGTCGTATCGGAGCGTGAGGCCAACGAGAGCCTCAAAAAGACGGTTCAGTCGGAAGGGATCGAACTTTTTGTCATTGGAGACGCATTGGTGCCCCGCAACCTGTCCAGCGCCGTGCATGACGGCTACCGAATCGGTCTAAGGATCTAA
- a CDS encoding TetR/AcrR family transcriptional regulator: MGNKVSKENTRSRIIESAKTLFAGQGYQKTTIVDISRQAGLSEAALYDYFQGKEDLLLTIPDLWVSELIGDLKEQLFGIKGAVNKLRKFLWWYLRRVEEAPLDAKIVYLFLKTNANFMKTDVYSNVKALYAYLIDIFEEGRASGEMKPDLNPYFARDIFIGTMEHLVTRWLLKDRSYSLFENLEEIFDLMMDGFLTVGSEPSGGTAAK; the protein is encoded by the coding sequence ATGGGCAATAAGGTTTCTAAGGAAAATACGCGAAGCCGGATTATTGAATCGGCTAAGACGCTGTTTGCAGGGCAGGGATACCAGAAAACCACCATCGTCGATATCTCCCGGCAGGCCGGCCTCTCTGAAGCGGCCCTGTATGACTATTTTCAGGGCAAGGAAGACCTCCTTTTGACCATCCCGGACCTCTGGGTCTCGGAACTGATAGGAGATCTGAAGGAACAGCTGTTCGGCATCAAAGGGGCGGTCAACAAACTGCGCAAGTTTCTATGGTGGTATCTACGACGTGTGGAAGAGGCCCCCCTGGATGCCAAGATCGTCTACCTTTTTCTCAAGACCAATGCCAACTTCATGAAGACCGACGTCTATTCAAATGTCAAGGCCCTCTATGCCTACTTAATCGATATATTTGAAGAGGGCCGGGCATCGGGCGAGATGAAACCGGACCTCAATCCTTATTTTGCCAGGGATATCTTTATCGGGACCATGGAACACCTGGTGACCCGGTGGCTACTGAAAGACCGGTCCTATTCCTTGTTCGAGAATTTAGAGGAGATCTTTGACCTGATGATGGACGGATTTCTGACAGTAGGATCGGAACCGTCGGGCGGGACAGCTGCGAAGTAA
- a CDS encoding tyrosine-type recombinase/integrase — protein MGVKVKEHPKGSGEYWLFINHRGKRKSKKIGKDKKFARDMAKKIEAKLTLGDLEMEEFNKKSPSFKTVAEKWLELPHKRCVQTQDAYVSLLEKHIYPAFGKKEIRDIKKKDLSGFFDDLAIKGMSPSTFQNLRSPLSHIFKYAIDKELIEMNPLQGLKLNNKGNIKIRPLEEDEIVILLDKAKQHRGGLFYPHFLTLLRTGMRVGELIGLKWDDIDFEKRTIKIQRTVYNGIVGPTKNRQSRVVDMTPYLTETLKALKLERQKESLKKGRPFSQWIFTFDGRKPMRPLPINYTLDAILKDADLPHMRVHDLRHTYATIRIARGHNIGDVSYQMGHSSIKITFDTYTHWIPSNFKTEVDNLDMHLNASQPHLAKNGDKKT, from the coding sequence ATGGGCGTGAAGGTTAAAGAACATCCGAAAGGCTCAGGCGAATACTGGCTTTTCATCAACCACCGAGGCAAACGGAAATCTAAGAAGATAGGCAAAGACAAGAAGTTTGCCAGGGATATGGCAAAGAAGATTGAGGCAAAGCTGACGCTGGGCGATTTGGAAATGGAGGAGTTCAATAAAAAATCACCTTCATTCAAGACCGTGGCTGAAAAATGGCTGGAGCTGCCACATAAGAGGTGCGTGCAGACACAAGATGCTTATGTCTCCCTACTCGAAAAGCATATATACCCAGCATTTGGCAAAAAGGAAATCCGGGACATCAAAAAGAAAGACCTGAGCGGATTTTTTGACGATTTGGCAATAAAAGGAATGTCACCATCGACTTTTCAGAATCTAAGATCACCGTTGAGTCACATCTTTAAATATGCCATAGATAAAGAATTGATAGAGATGAATCCGCTCCAGGGTTTAAAGCTTAACAACAAAGGTAACATCAAAATCAGGCCATTGGAGGAGGACGAGATTGTTATTCTACTTGACAAGGCCAAACAGCACAGGGGCGGCCTGTTTTACCCACACTTTTTGACCTTGCTGCGCACGGGCATGAGGGTGGGCGAGTTAATTGGTTTGAAATGGGACGATATCGATTTTGAAAAGAGGACTATCAAAATTCAGAGGACCGTCTATAATGGGATTGTAGGACCGACTAAAAACCGTCAGAGCCGAGTGGTTGATATGACGCCATATTTGACGGAGACCTTGAAAGCCTTGAAGCTCGAAAGGCAGAAAGAGTCATTAAAAAAAGGCAGGCCGTTTTCACAGTGGATCTTCACCTTTGACGGACGAAAACCTATGAGGCCACTACCTATAAATTACACACTTGATGCTATTTTGAAAGACGCAGACCTGCCACATATGAGGGTCCATGACTTGCGGCACACATACGCCACAATCAGAATTGCCAGAGGGCATAATATCGGAGATGTAAGTTACCAGATGGGACATAGCTCTATCAAGATAACATTTGACACCTACACGCACTGGATACCGTCAAATTTCAAAACCGAGGTTGATAATTTGGATATGCATTTAAACGCATCTCAGCCGCATCTGGCAAAAAACGGAGACAAAAAAACTTAA
- a CDS encoding phage major capsid protein, which produces MALTLIEAARLKTDPLQRGVIECFPKASPVLERLPFLTVSSDSYKFNRAATLPFTAFRGLNESYTESTTGLDSVTENLTISGGVSDVDRVLVKTQGNINDLRAIHDSLKAKSCALKWQKTFFKGDCEASPKEFDGLQVRLIGNQLINAGSSSGGDSLTLTKLDELIDAVDGSPDILFMNKTMRRRLTVASRTSSVSGDINFTLDEFGRRVTTYNDIPIGVIETDENNDEILGFTEDNPGGGTAASTSIYAVRFGVGQYVFGLQCGEMDVLDLGLYSGGTAYRTLIEWIASFTIGHNKSAARLRGIKDAAVAA; this is translated from the coding sequence ATGGCACTTACATTGATTGAAGCAGCAAGACTTAAAACTGACCCTTTGCAGAGAGGCGTGATTGAATGTTTTCCCAAAGCCTCTCCCGTACTCGAAAGACTGCCGTTTCTGACGGTTTCGAGTGATTCATATAAATTTAACCGAGCAGCCACCCTGCCGTTCACCGCTTTCAGGGGTTTGAATGAAAGTTACACCGAAAGCACTACAGGCCTTGATTCTGTAACTGAAAACCTGACCATATCTGGCGGTGTTTCAGATGTGGACCGTGTACTTGTTAAGACCCAGGGAAACATTAATGACTTGCGGGCTATTCATGATTCCTTAAAAGCCAAATCTTGTGCCTTGAAATGGCAAAAGACTTTCTTTAAAGGTGATTGTGAAGCAAGTCCAAAAGAGTTTGATGGTCTGCAAGTTAGACTAATTGGAAACCAGCTCATTAACGCTGGCTCATCTTCTGGTGGTGATTCTCTTACTCTTACCAAATTAGATGAGCTTATTGATGCTGTCGATGGTTCGCCTGACATTCTTTTTATGAATAAAACCATGAGAAGGAGATTGACGGTGGCTTCGAGAACCAGCTCCGTGTCTGGAGACATCAACTTCACCCTTGATGAATTTGGTCGCAGAGTAACCACCTACAATGACATTCCCATCGGGGTGATTGAAACGGATGAGAATAATGACGAGATTCTCGGTTTCACAGAGGATAACCCTGGCGGTGGCACGGCTGCGTCAACCAGCATTTATGCCGTTCGGTTTGGTGTTGGTCAATACGTCTTTGGGTTACAATGTGGGGAAATGGACGTTTTGGACCTTGGCCTCTACAGTGGAGGCACTGCTTATCGCACATTGATTGAGTGGATCGCCTCGTTTACCATTGGCCATAACAAGTCTGCGGCTCGGCTCCGTGGAATCAAGGATGCTGCCGTAGCTGCATAA